The sequence AGGCGAAATCCAAAACAAAGAATACGCATGTAGTAGCCTTAGGTTTTAGGTTCTTGGACCGGAGTTCGATTCTCCGCGCCTCCATTATTAGGGGTTCACGTCACCCCCTTCACCGGCAGAGCCGGATGAAGCTTCCCCCTCTCGCTCGCTTTGCTCACTGGCTTCAGCACCGGCAGAGCCGGTGCTCACTTATTTCATATCAGGGGCCTTCGCAACATTCACTCAATGCCCCCCGTACCCCCGCGTGAAGCACCGGCAAAGCCGGCTGCTTCATTTATTTTCAAAGCTTGCTCGCTGGCAAAGTCAGCTCGCTTCGACCCTTCTGCAGATCCGTCAATGATAATCCTTTTCGTAGTTCTCCTCATATTCCGCCTCTTTTTCTTCATCCTTGGCGGTTCGGGTGCTGTATCCAAAGAGCTTGTAAACCGGACAGATCGCCATCTGGCTGGTCACCATCGGAATGAGCGATAAGGCCATCACCCAGAGGCCGAAATGATTCAGACTGAATCCATCGAATAGAAAAAGGCCGGCAAACATCATGCTGATTCCGAGGATTCCCCGGATCGTTCGGTCTGTTCCCCCCATATTATATCGGGATGTTTTGAGACGAACAGACTCTTTGTCGGTTTGAGATTCTTTGGACAACTCCATCTCTTCTTTCCTGTTCTATCCAATTCAGGGGCCCGTCCGGTTTCACTTCGTGTAATCCTCCGATGCCCCCGAACCCCGTGTTCCGCACCGGCTAAGCCGGCTGCTTCACTTATTTTTCTATTTAATCCGTAAAATGGTGACTTTCTTCATCACAATGTCTGTGATCGGTTTGTCGTTTTGTCCTTTGGGAACGGCAACCATTTTATCGACAATCTCCTGGCCTTCAACGACCTGTCCAAAAATCGTATGGTGGCCATCAAGCCAGGGGGTTGGAACCTGTGTAATGAAAAACTGACTTCCATTGGTGCCAGGACCCGCATTGGCCATGGCAAGCCTCCCCGGTCCGTCAAATCTTAATTTGGGAGAGAACTCATCTTCAAACTGGTAACCGGGGCCGCCGATCCCGATTCCAAGGGGATCTCCTCCCTGCACCATAAAATTCGGGATCACTCTGTGAAAGATCAATCCGTCATAAAAAGGTTTTTTCACTTTTTGATGAGTCTTTGGATCCTCCCATTCCTTCGTCCCTTCAACCAGGCCGATAAAATTCTGAACCGTTTTCGGAGCTTCTTTTTCATAAAAAACGCAGGTAATCTTTCCCAACGTCGTGTCAAAGACCACATAAGTTCCGGGAGCGAGCTTTTTGTCCGCCGCCAAACTTACTCCTGGAAACATCAAGAACACCAATAAAAATGTAAAAAAACCTTTAACCATAAAAACTCCTTTCTGTTTGATAAAATATTAACCAATCTAATAATTAATCCGGCGTGCCGTTGTTAAAAACGCCGTATGCGCCACCATTCGATGGTCAGGCCTGACGCTCTGGCCATCCACTTTCCATTCTCTGACCAGCGATTCACTTACGTTAATCTGGGAAAAACCTTTTTCCCTTCTCAGGGTCTCCACCAGCTGAATGACCTGAACAATCGTAGGGAGGTAGGACAGAAACACCCCTCCCGTCCTTAAAGAAATCCTGGCATGCGGGACCACCTGCCAGGGCTCCGGCACATCCAGGACAATCCGGTCAAGGTCTTGTTCCGTAATTTCCTTGTAAATATCCTGATGTTTCAAAATGAGATTGGTCGGAGGCCCCATATACTGTTCGATATTTAATAGGGCCCGCTTCGCGAAGTCTTCCCGGGTTTCATACGAAATCAGGGTCCCGGCCGGCCCAATGCAACGAAGAATCGCCATCGAAAGAGCGCCAGACCCGATTCCGGCTTCCAGAACTGTCGCTCCGGGATAAATATCAGCCAGCATAAGGATCTGACCGGTATCCTTTGGGTAGATAATCTGCGCTCCCCTCGGCATTTTAAGAACATATTCACTATAGGTTGGCCTTAAAACCGTCATCTCTTTTCCGGAAGAAAAGACCACTTTTATCCCCTCCGGTTTACCGATCACTTCGTCGTGCGCTAAAAATTGGCCGCTATATTGAAACCGCGCCCCTTTTTTCAACACCAGCGTATAAACGCGTTCCTTGTAATCAATCAGGTGAATCCATTCCCCCTCTTTTAACTCCTTAGCTATCATAAAATTTTGGGTCCAATCCGGTTAATTCATTAACCTTAATCTGATATCACGTGCTCCACGCGGCCCGGGAAGCGGGAAATAATTTTACAATACCCGCAAACAGCCGCGGGGGTCGGTTGTCCGCAAATCGAACAGGGGCGAAGTTCCAGCGGTAAACCATTTAAAGGCTTTTTCTTTTGATTTTCAAGAAACGAAAGGTAAAACTGGTGTTTGGTCCCGGGCGAGTGATGCTCAATTAGATTCAAGGCTTTTTTATAAACCAGCATCGGCGCGCTCTGGCTCATCGGGCATTCTTCAACCACATAATCCAGCTGATTTAAAAAGGAATAGGCAGCCACTTCATATTCAGAAAGACGGTAGAGCGGTTTTATTTTTTTGACAAACCCGTCTTCATTTTTTTCAAGAACCGGGGACTGTTTTAAAAGATATTCTTCCTGCCATCTTAAGAGATTTCCCAGCAATCGGGCGGCTTCATCATCCAGGTTATGACCGGTTGCTAAAACTGTAAACCCGTTTTGGATTGCGAATCGATTAAAATGATAACGTTTAATGGTGCCGCAAGCCGAGCAGGGAGACCGGTCTAACTCCCGGGAAAGCTCAACAATCCCCATTTCATGGGCTTCTTTTAAACGATAGGAATAGAGCGTCTGTTGGAACTTCGCCGTAAACGCTTCAACTTTCTCGCTTGAACTCTCCGAATAGCCTCCAATTCCAAGATCAATATGAAGCCCGGCCGTTCGGTACCCTGAATGAATGAGAACATGCCACAAAGCAAGGCTGTCTTTTCCTCCGGACACTGCCACTAAAATCCGGTCATCGGAAGATACCATTTTGTCCTTTAATAAAGAGCGTCTGATTTGCGAAACAAAAAATTCGTTAAAACAGGGCTTGCAATATTTCGCGTTAGCCCGTGAAATCTTGATGATGGCTTTTTGGCGGCATTTCTGGCATTTCATAACGCCCCTCCTGAAATTACCGGACGGATCTCTACGCTTTCATGATCCCCGATTTGACCTTCTTCGGTGAGGAGTTCCTCTTCCCCCTCCTTTTTCAAAATAACGAGCACCGTTTCGGGAATAATTTCCAGCTCTTTTAACAATTGATCTACCTTTCTGGGGCCCTTTACCTCTTCAACCCGCCTGGGGTGGTGTAAAAACACTTTCATTGTAAAAAATCCCCTCCCACAACGCGGACTGCCAAAA is a genomic window of Nitrospirota bacterium containing:
- a CDS encoding DUF2892 domain-containing protein, with translation MELSKESQTDKESVRLKTSRYNMGGTDRTIRGILGISMMFAGLFLFDGFSLNHFGLWVMALSLIPMVTSQMAICPVYKLFGYSTRTAKDEEKEAEYEENYEKDYH
- a CDS encoding peptidylprolyl isomerase, with the protein product MVKGFFTFLLVFLMFPGVSLAADKKLAPGTYVVFDTTLGKITCVFYEKEAPKTVQNFIGLVEGTKEWEDPKTHQKVKKPFYDGLIFHRVIPNFMVQGGDPLGIGIGGPGYQFEDEFSPKLRFDGPGRLAMANAGPGTNGSQFFITQVPTPWLDGHHTIFGQVVEGQEIVDKMVAVPKGQNDKPITDIVMKKVTILRIK
- a CDS encoding tRNA (adenine-N1)-methyltransferase, giving the protein MIAKELKEGEWIHLIDYKERVYTLVLKKGARFQYSGQFLAHDEVIGKPEGIKVVFSSGKEMTVLRPTYSEYVLKMPRGAQIIYPKDTGQILMLADIYPGATVLEAGIGSGALSMAILRCIGPAGTLISYETREDFAKRALLNIEQYMGPPTNLILKHQDIYKEITEQDLDRIVLDVPEPWQVVPHARISLRTGGVFLSYLPTIVQVIQLVETLRREKGFSQINVSESLVREWKVDGQSVRPDHRMVAHTAFLTTARRINY
- a CDS encoding adenine nucleotide alpha hydrolase family protein — translated: MKCQKCRQKAIIKISRANAKYCKPCFNEFFVSQIRRSLLKDKMVSSDDRILVAVSGGKDSLALWHVLIHSGYRTAGLHIDLGIGGYSESSSEKVEAFTAKFQQTLYSYRLKEAHEMGIVELSRELDRSPCSACGTIKRYHFNRFAIQNGFTVLATGHNLDDEAARLLGNLLRWQEEYLLKQSPVLEKNEDGFVKKIKPLYRLSEYEVAAYSFLNQLDYVVEECPMSQSAPMLVYKKALNLIEHHSPGTKHQFYLSFLENQKKKPLNGLPLELRPCSICGQPTPAAVCGYCKIISRFPGRVEHVISD
- a CDS encoding thiamine biosynthesis protein ThiS, producing MKVFLHHPRRVEEVKGPRKVDQLLKELEIIPETVLVILKKEGEEELLTEEGQIGDHESVEIRPVISGGAL